The following coding sequences are from one Bacillus mycoides window:
- a CDS encoding N-acetylmuramoyl-L-alanine amidase family protein, with amino-acid sequence MKKKFKTNGIGKKIIPATAALGILFSMAPIAENKASAGIGAVLDITITVLGAVANTYEALGISPGDRDPGTHIDVYAENETYQAPSFTSGEFNISMYHTQGDVNFLKPVKVRYPNGKIEIHQLRSGQQLKITEAGAIIDLNPNAANVSEHDLLYITQAQLDEGKTGVVINQGQHAFVEKASGKNPRFLGPLYKKYSGDSFGDWTVIARNSDYLFDQIANKLSDEQKRLITLTSKPVDKDVLDNYVNNDPKARADFYDRLSDILAERTNVLETSMTLPFITLNDGKPYQIIPYKKGTNKVIVKTGSKYLSGKEGNGLQYSDSLSDDEVFELVQIGNSNDGKFQFRLNNKNGVSLAGNQYISQFGTDWSFKSEIRFSDKSNNEINNWLIEWYPGKENERQKYDEVQAVADEKDSTKWIAKDSSGNVIKNSWINRGNGYSFTDAEGVIMTGWQEIKGKTYYFSSPYGYMVTGNGSDSLIEDKYYHFNDDGVLQRSTWKGDDYADASGAFVKEGLKEVDGKIYYFQNYNVTKNELRMEDREVILHFSDKGVLERVSDLNGKVIDSVVNVGLDNKTLSFKHDGSLYKTGLNKSENLLEYYSLEDGVFYTGWKMIDGKRYYFTNGRNYTFNNYENIDGKKYYFHEDGSVNRAGFEKIDGKLYHFDNNGVAQTGWQTIDNKYYYFDENGAAKTGWFQVGGGYRPIPLAYGYLWYCAREDGSLYSDGWFKIDGKDYHFDQWGHKM; translated from the coding sequence ATGAAAAAGAAATTTAAAACAAATGGAATTGGAAAGAAGATAATTCCTGCTACAGCGGCATTAGGAATTCTTTTTTCTATGGCACCGATTGCAGAAAATAAGGCTAGCGCAGGGATAGGTGCGGTATTAGATATAACTATTACTGTATTAGGTGCTGTAGCAAACACTTATGAAGCACTTGGAATAAGCCCAGGGGATCGAGACCCCGGCACTCACATTGATGTATATGCAGAAAACGAAACTTACCAGGCTCCTAGTTTTACATCTGGGGAATTTAATATTTCCATGTATCATACACAAGGTGATGTGAATTTTCTTAAACCAGTTAAAGTACGCTATCCAAATGGAAAAATTGAAATTCATCAACTAAGATCTGGGCAGCAGCTTAAAATTACTGAAGCAGGTGCAATTATAGATTTAAACCCTAATGCAGCAAATGTCTCAGAACACGATCTTCTTTACATTACACAAGCACAATTAGACGAAGGAAAGACTGGAGTTGTGATAAACCAAGGCCAACATGCATTTGTAGAAAAAGCATCTGGTAAAAACCCAAGATTTCTTGGTCCACTTTACAAAAAATATTCCGGCGACTCCTTTGGTGATTGGACGGTGATTGCTAGAAATTCAGATTACCTATTTGATCAGATAGCAAATAAATTATCAGATGAGCAAAAACGATTGATAACATTGACTTCAAAGCCAGTAGATAAAGATGTCCTTGACAACTATGTTAATAATGATCCTAAAGCTCGTGCAGATTTTTATGATCGATTATCAGATATATTGGCGGAGCGTACTAACGTCCTAGAGACATCTATGACACTGCCATTCATTACACTAAATGACGGTAAACCTTATCAAATTATCCCTTATAAAAAAGGAACGAATAAAGTAATCGTAAAAACAGGTTCAAAATATCTTTCAGGAAAAGAAGGAAACGGACTTCAATATTCCGATTCGCTTAGCGATGATGAAGTGTTTGAACTTGTTCAGATAGGAAATTCTAACGATGGTAAATTTCAGTTCCGTTTGAATAACAAAAATGGGGTAAGTTTGGCTGGTAATCAATATATTTCTCAATTTGGTACTGATTGGAGTTTCAAATCTGAAATTCGTTTCTCTGATAAAAGCAACAATGAAATTAACAATTGGTTAATAGAGTGGTATCCGGGTAAAGAAAACGAGAGACAGAAGTATGATGAAGTACAGGCTGTAGCTGATGAAAAAGATTCTACTAAATGGATTGCAAAAGATTCCTCTGGAAACGTGATAAAGAACAGTTGGATAAACCGAGGTAATGGGTATTCCTTTACAGATGCTGAAGGAGTCATTATGACAGGCTGGCAAGAAATTAAGGGGAAGACTTATTATTTCTCATCGCCTTATGGCTACATGGTTACTGGAAATGGAAGTGATTCACTGATTGAGGATAAATACTACCACTTTAATGATGACGGTGTTTTACAACGATCAACCTGGAAAGGAGATGACTATGCCGATGCTTCTGGAGCATTCGTTAAAGAAGGTCTAAAAGAAGTGGATGGTAAAATTTATTACTTTCAAAATTACAATGTAACTAAAAATGAACTACGTATGGAAGATCGAGAGGTTATCCTTCACTTTTCCGACAAAGGTGTGCTTGAGAGAGTCTCTGATCTAAATGGAAAAGTTATAGACAGCGTTGTTAATGTTGGGTTGGACAACAAAACATTATCATTTAAGCATGACGGTTCGCTTTATAAAACAGGGCTCAACAAAAGTGAGAACCTACTAGAATATTATAGTTTAGAAGATGGAGTTTTCTATACCGGTTGGAAAATGATAGACGGTAAAAGATATTATTTCACAAATGGTCGCAATTATACGTTCAATAATTATGAAAACATTGACGGAAAAAAATATTATTTTCATGAAGACGGATCAGTTAACCGAGCAGGATTTGAAAAAATCGACGGTAAGCTATACCATTTTGACAATAACGGCGTAGCACAAACGGGCTGGCAAACTATCGATAATAAATATTATTACTTCGATGAAAATGGGGCAGCTAAAACAGGATGGTTCCAAGTTGGTGGTGGATATAGACCTATACCTCTTGCATACGGATACCTTTGGTATTGTGCTAGAGAAGATGGTTCACTTTATTCAGACGGTTGGTTTAAAATCGACGGTAAAGATTATCACTTTGACCAGTGGGGACATAAGATGTAA
- a CDS encoding efflux RND transporter periplasmic adaptor subunit gives MLQNTVRTPNKKKKWIIVGVIVLIVIVAAVNIFVMQGKKKDTTKADAVSFEKVTERKLNNTKLISGQVKPGNIESFYADPTKGKVKDIAVKEGQEVEKGTKLFSYDNEEINLQVKQAELDQKMADMRYDQGKKKIDSLKKEIRKAKDSGAAKEVTDPMEEKVSDLEMAQKTTDLEKEKGELQKEELSKKQKELTIYSNFTGVVQKLDKDAAQSSSQALGGQGKAFLQVASKDPFQVQGTLTELQKSQIQKDQTFTVTAKANNKKKWTGKITEVSEFPTSAEMAQAAGEGTQNMSQYTYKASLDSQDGLSPGYHVSLQVNLENKTMIAVPSKSIVEKGDDAFVYIEEKGKLHKQNVKKGATDGDWTEIVEGAAVGQKVVKNPSDNVYDGMEVKEK, from the coding sequence ATGTTACAAAATACAGTTCGTACTCCAAATAAGAAAAAAAAATGGATTATTGTTGGGGTTATTGTACTAATTGTTATCGTTGCGGCGGTAAATATTTTTGTTATGCAAGGTAAGAAGAAAGATACAACGAAGGCGGATGCTGTAAGTTTTGAGAAAGTGACAGAGCGTAAGCTAAATAATACGAAGTTAATTTCGGGTCAGGTGAAGCCGGGGAATATTGAAAGCTTCTATGCGGATCCAACTAAAGGAAAAGTGAAAGATATTGCAGTGAAAGAAGGACAAGAGGTAGAAAAGGGAACGAAATTATTCTCTTATGATAATGAAGAAATTAATTTACAGGTGAAACAAGCTGAGCTTGATCAGAAGATGGCTGATATGCGTTACGATCAAGGGAAAAAGAAGATTGATTCATTGAAGAAAGAAATTAGGAAGGCAAAAGATAGTGGGGCTGCGAAAGAAGTAACAGACCCAATGGAAGAGAAGGTAAGTGATTTAGAAATGGCACAAAAAACAACTGATCTTGAAAAAGAAAAAGGAGAGTTACAAAAAGAAGAGTTAAGTAAAAAACAGAAAGAACTTACGATTTATAGTAATTTTACAGGTGTTGTACAAAAGTTAGATAAAGATGCAGCACAAAGTTCATCTCAAGCTTTAGGTGGCCAAGGGAAAGCATTCTTACAAGTTGCTTCTAAAGATCCGTTCCAAGTTCAAGGGACTTTAACAGAGCTTCAAAAGTCACAAATTCAAAAAGATCAAACGTTTACTGTAACTGCGAAAGCAAATAATAAGAAGAAGTGGACAGGTAAGATTACGGAAGTAAGTGAATTCCCAACGAGTGCTGAGATGGCTCAAGCAGCTGGTGAAGGAACTCAAAATATGTCTCAATATACATATAAGGCAAGTCTTGATAGCCAAGATGGTTTATCTCCAGGTTATCACGTTTCTTTACAAGTAAATTTAGAGAATAAGACGATGATTGCTGTTCCAAGTAAGAGCATTGTAGAAAAAGGCGATGATGCATTTGTTTATATTGAGGAGAAAGGGAAGCTTCATAAACAAAATGTGAAAAAAGGCGCTACTGATGGAGACTGGACAGAGATTGTTGAAGGCGCAGCAGTGGGGCAAAAGGTGGTTAAAAATCCTTCCGACAACGTGTATGACGGAATGGAAGTGAAAGAGAAATGA
- a CDS encoding ABC transporter ATP-binding protein: protein MITLNNIAKTYYQGKLAVPILHGISLTIQSGEFVSIMGPSGSGKSTLMNIIGCLDRPTEGKYMLNDVNILTADESKLALIRNEYIGFVFQHFNLLPRLSAVENVELPLVYGGVKKAERRKRALEALVKVGLADRVHHLPNELSGGQKQRVAIARAIANNPTFIMADEPTGALDTKSGEQVMDIFTKLNAEGTTIVMVTHEEEVAAYSSRRIVLRDGKITEDRRCAV from the coding sequence ATGATTACGTTAAATAATATTGCTAAAACGTATTATCAAGGAAAATTGGCAGTACCGATTTTACATGGTATTAGTTTAACGATTCAGAGTGGTGAGTTTGTTTCAATTATGGGACCGTCTGGTTCCGGTAAATCAACGCTTATGAATATTATCGGCTGTTTAGATCGCCCAACAGAAGGAAAATATATGCTGAATGATGTGAATATCTTAACAGCAGATGAGTCAAAATTAGCTTTAATTCGTAATGAATATATCGGCTTTGTGTTCCAGCATTTTAATTTACTGCCACGTCTTTCAGCGGTGGAAAATGTTGAACTTCCTCTTGTATATGGTGGGGTGAAGAAAGCTGAGCGCCGTAAGCGTGCTTTGGAAGCACTGGTCAAAGTAGGGTTAGCAGATAGAGTGCATCATTTACCAAATGAGTTATCAGGTGGACAGAAACAGCGTGTAGCAATTGCGAGAGCGATTGCGAATAATCCAACGTTCATTATGGCCGATGAGCCGACAGGGGCGCTTGATACGAAGTCTGGTGAACAAGTTATGGATATTTTCACGAAGCTTAATGCAGAAGGTACGACGATTGTTATGGTTACGCATGAAGAAGAGGTAGCAGCTTATTCATCTCGCCGCATTGTACTGCGAGATGGGAAAATTACTGAAGATAGAAGGTGTGCAGTATGA
- a CDS encoding ABC transporter permease: protein MSLLDSMKIALSSILAHKLRSALTMLGIIIGVGSIITVVAIGQGGEVMLKSKIAGSGNNLMPIQFKPDINDEFAIGGHEVPKLTEEDILEVKQVKDVAHVITTNSTMETLDINDKKAMINVIGLDSEYFQVNKVKMLKGRSLNESDISQGNNVVMISTKAEETLFKDENPVGKIIEMKGQPVQIIGVYKSDNEFMGFETEEVLIPLTLWPVLYGTDEIQSIAIQAKNVDNLESAGKKAVEVLNSRKPSEIPGKYELVNLKEFQEGVSKVTNIMTMIIGGIAGISLVVGGIGVMNIMLVSVTERTREIGIRKALGATRSKILLQFLIEAVMLTLLGGLIGIGLGYGGAYIVSTFAKWPPLVSWEVVVGGVLFSMTLGIIFGLIPANKAAKLDPIEALRYE, encoded by the coding sequence ATGAGTTTACTAGATAGTATGAAAATTGCCCTATCTTCAATTTTAGCTCATAAACTGCGTTCAGCTTTGACGATGCTCGGTATTATTATCGGTGTAGGTTCTATTATTACTGTCGTTGCGATTGGGCAGGGCGGGGAAGTGATGCTGAAGTCGAAAATCGCTGGTTCTGGTAATAACCTTATGCCAATTCAGTTTAAGCCGGATATTAATGATGAGTTTGCTATAGGTGGGCATGAAGTACCAAAATTAACGGAAGAAGATATTCTTGAGGTGAAACAGGTAAAAGATGTTGCCCATGTTATTACGACGAATAGTACGATGGAAACACTTGATATAAACGATAAAAAAGCAATGATTAATGTTATTGGACTGGATAGTGAGTATTTTCAAGTAAATAAAGTGAAAATGCTCAAAGGGCGTTCATTGAATGAATCAGATATTTCACAAGGTAATAACGTCGTTATGATTAGTACGAAGGCAGAAGAGACGCTATTTAAAGATGAAAATCCAGTAGGGAAAATTATTGAAATGAAAGGACAGCCGGTGCAAATTATCGGTGTCTATAAATCAGATAATGAATTTATGGGATTTGAAACTGAAGAAGTACTGATTCCTCTCACCTTATGGCCTGTTTTATACGGAACAGATGAAATTCAAAGTATCGCAATTCAGGCTAAAAATGTAGACAATTTAGAATCAGCAGGAAAAAAAGCTGTTGAAGTATTAAATAGTCGTAAGCCGAGTGAAATTCCAGGTAAATATGAATTAGTAAACTTAAAAGAGTTCCAAGAAGGAGTTTCTAAAGTCACTAATATCATGACAATGATCATCGGTGGTATCGCTGGCATTTCATTAGTCGTTGGTGGTATTGGCGTTATGAACATTATGCTCGTATCTGTAACGGAGCGTACGCGCGAAATTGGGATACGTAAAGCGCTTGGAGCAACGCGTAGTAAAATTTTATTACAGTTTTTAATTGAAGCCGTTATGTTAACGCTTCTAGGTGGTTTGATCGGAATTGGTCTTGGATATGGCGGGGCATATATTGTTTCCACATTTGCGAAATGGCCACCACTTGTTTCATGGGAAGTTGTTGTCGGAGGCGTATTATTCTCAATGACACTTGGTATTATTTTCGGATTAATTCCAGCGAATAAAGCTGCAAAATTAGATCCAATTGAAGCACTCCGCTACGAATAG
- a CDS encoding Yip1 family protein has translation MKANINTQDVGAKKPSLFGMIKSPGVQFERMKANEKVWGMFLLVALLQGLLGGLNAYVMYTSPEMLKMKKELGEMAGQSSLTSEVISGIGTSFASAMVGTLFIAAIYKMFMMFFGNDTPYKTLLNIVAYTNIVLIIGGLINSILSIIFSSGMSQYTSLGLLFTKGTFAYGIGNTIEIFYVWNLILIWLGLHITTGLSKVKASIPIIILFIMKAVFFATIIVLIAKFLPGMLL, from the coding sequence ATGAAAGCGAATATTAATACACAAGATGTAGGTGCGAAAAAGCCATCATTATTTGGAATGATTAAATCTCCTGGAGTACAATTTGAAAGAATGAAAGCAAACGAGAAAGTTTGGGGTATGTTCCTCTTAGTAGCATTGTTACAAGGGCTTCTAGGTGGTTTAAATGCGTATGTTATGTATACCTCACCTGAGATGCTTAAAATGAAAAAAGAATTAGGTGAAATGGCTGGACAAAGTTCACTTACATCAGAAGTTATTTCTGGAATTGGAACAAGCTTTGCTAGTGCGATGGTTGGAACACTATTCATAGCAGCTATTTATAAAATGTTTATGATGTTCTTTGGTAATGATACGCCTTATAAAACCTTATTGAATATTGTAGCTTATACAAACATTGTCCTTATTATTGGTGGACTTATTAATTCAATTTTAAGTATAATCTTTAGTAGTGGAATGAGCCAATATACGAGTTTAGGGTTATTATTTACGAAAGGTACATTTGCATATGGAATTGGTAATACAATTGAAATATTCTATGTATGGAATTTAATCTTAATTTGGCTCGGATTACACATTACAACTGGATTAAGCAAAGTGAAAGCATCGATTCCAATTATTATTCTATTCATTATGAAAGCGGTATTCTTTGCGACAATTATTGTATTAATAGCAAAGTTTTTACCAGGTATGCTATTGTAA